A single region of the Brachypodium distachyon strain Bd21 chromosome 3, Brachypodium_distachyon_v3.0, whole genome shotgun sequence genome encodes:
- the LOC100845307 gene encoding heavy metal-associated isoprenylated plant protein 47, with translation MAQKTVIKVQMKSDKCRSKVMALVAAFAGVHSVSLAGDDKDQVVVVGDGVDPVNLTNALRKKVGPAELVHFGDAKKEEPEKKKNPQGTTVVEYTPYPWQHCHQYPSSQPAPVYECPAYGYHPRPDTCSIL, from the coding sequence ATGGCGCAGAAGACCGTGATCAAGGTGCAGATGAAGAGCGACAAGTGCCGGTCCAAGGTGATGGCGCTGGTGGCGGCGTTCGCAGGCGTGCACTCGGTGtccctcgccggcgacgacaaggaccaggtggtggtggtcggcgacggcgtcgacCCCGTCAACCTCACCAACGCGCTTCGCAAGAAGGTCGGCCCCGCGGAGCTCGTGCACTTCGGAGACGCCAagaaggaggagccggagaagaagaagaatcccCAAGGCACCACCGTGGTCGAGTACACGCCCTACCCGTGGCAACATTGCCACCAGTACCCGTCGTCGCAGCCGGCACCGGTCTACGAGTGCCCCGCCTACGGTTACCACCCCCGTCCCGACACCTGCTCCATACTGTAG